A single region of the Melospiza georgiana isolate bMelGeo1 chromosome 7, bMelGeo1.pri, whole genome shotgun sequence genome encodes:
- the UBXN4 gene encoding UBX domain-containing protein 4 isoform X1 — MWFGGSVPAAIAAAKERSSVFVVFVAGEDEQSTEMAARWEDEKVTEAASDGFVAIKIDTKSEACLQFSQIYPVVCVPSSFFIGDNGIPLEVIAGSVSVEELVTRIHKVKQMHTGKGRPVENGTQAAAPCPSSQSDGAPESAESRAGPCDSAEPLMPETLASSAGNDEANSAQASQETTNSADEQANDAQPVNDLTLKVERLTKKLEERREEKRKEEEQKEIKKEIERRKTGKEMLEYKRRQEEELTKRMLEERNREKAEERAARERIRQQIAMDRAERAARFAKSKEEAEAAKAAALQAKQAEIEARKEAAQRERSAIARIQFRLPDGSSFTNQFPSEARLEEARQFAAQTVGNTYGNFSLATMFPRREFTKEDYGKKLLELELAPSASVVLLPAGRPATSVVQASGSDLWKFLGTILYPLLAVWRFISNFLFTSPPPSQPSVRSAHQQEHSAPSASGSLEQSRQAVRKRVVEKRGEDFKKEGKIYRLRTQDDGEDENNTWNGNSTQQM, encoded by the exons GTGAAGATGAACAATCTACTGAGATGGCTGCAAGGTGGGAAGATGAGAAGGTGACTGAAGCTGCATCAGATGGTTTTGTTGCTATTAAAATTGACACCAAAAG tGAAGCATGCCTGCAGTTTTCTCAAATTT ATCCTGTGGTGTGTGTCCCATCCAGCTTTTTCATAGGAGACAATGGAATCCCTTTGGAAGTCATTGCTGGCAGCGTTTCTGTGGAGGAGCTCGTTACCAGAATCCATAAAGTCAAACAG ATGCACACGGGGAAAGGGCGGCCTGTGGAGAACGGCactcaggcagctgctccctgtccctcctctcAGTCTGATGGTGCTCCAGAAAGTGCAGAATCCAGAGCAGGGCCTTGTGACTCTGCTGAGCCTCTCATGCCTGAGACATTAGCATCTTCTGCTGGTAATG ATGAAGCAAATTCAGCTCAAGCAAGCCAGGAAACAACTAATTCTGCAGATGAGCAAGCAAATGATGCTCAGCCTGTGAATGATCTTACACTCAAAGTAGAAAG GTTAACAAAAAAGCTTGAAGAAAGAcgagaagagaaaaggaaagaagaagaacag aaggaaattaagaaagaaattgaaagaaggaaaactggCAAAGAAATGTTGGAGTACAAAAGACGACAGGAAGAAGAACTGACCAAACGCATGTTGGAGGAAAGGAACAGAgaaaaggcagaggagagggcTGCCAGAGAGCGCATAAGGCAACAGATTGCAATG GATCGTGCTGAGAGGGCAGCTCGCTTTGCAAAGTCGAAGGAAGAAGCAGAAGCTGCaaaagctgcagctcttcaggCTAAACAGGCTGAAATAGAGGCCAGAAAAGAGGCAGCTCAAAGGGAGCGAAG TGCAATAGCCAGGATTCAGTTCCGCCTCCCCGATGGATCTTCCTTCACCAACCAGTTCCCATCTGAAGCACGGCTAGAAGAAGCCAGGCAGTTTGCTGCACAG ACGGTTGGTAACACTTACGGCAATTTTTCACTGGCAACAATGTTTCCCAGGAGGGAGTTTACCAAAGAAGATTATGGAAAGAAGTTACTGGAACTCGAGTTGGCACCCAGTGCTTCAGTAGTGCTGCTGCCG GCGGGAAGACCTGCGACTTCTGTTGTGCAGGCTTCGGGCAGCGATCTGTGGAAGTTCCTGGGCACAATCCTTTACCCCCTCCTAGCGGTTTGGAGATTCATTAGCAACTTCCTGTTTACGAGCCCACCCCCCTCGCAGCCCTCTGTGAGATCAGCTCACCAGCAGGAGcactcagctccctcagcctcgGGCAGCCTCGAGCAAAGCAG GCAAGCAGTCAGGAAACGAGTAGTGGAAAAGCGGGGGGAAGACTTcaaaaaagaaggcaaaatatATAGACTGAGGACTCAAGATGATGGAGAAGATGAAAACAATACTTGGAATGGAAATTCTACACAACAAATGTAG
- the UBXN4 gene encoding UBX domain-containing protein 4 isoform X2 translates to MWFGGSVPAAIAAAKERSSVFVVFVAGEDEQSTEMAARWEDEKVTEAASDGFVAIKIDTKSEACLQFSQIYPVVCVPSSFFIGDNGIPLEVIAGSVSVEELVTRIHKVKQMHTGKGRPVENGTQAAAPCPSSQSDGAPESAESRAGPCDSAEPLMPETLASSADEANSAQASQETTNSADEQANDAQPVNDLTLKVERLTKKLEERREEKRKEEEQKEIKKEIERRKTGKEMLEYKRRQEEELTKRMLEERNREKAEERAARERIRQQIAMDRAERAARFAKSKEEAEAAKAAALQAKQAEIEARKEAAQRERSAIARIQFRLPDGSSFTNQFPSEARLEEARQFAAQTVGNTYGNFSLATMFPRREFTKEDYGKKLLELELAPSASVVLLPAGRPATSVVQASGSDLWKFLGTILYPLLAVWRFISNFLFTSPPPSQPSVRSAHQQEHSAPSASGSLEQSRQAVRKRVVEKRGEDFKKEGKIYRLRTQDDGEDENNTWNGNSTQQM, encoded by the exons GTGAAGATGAACAATCTACTGAGATGGCTGCAAGGTGGGAAGATGAGAAGGTGACTGAAGCTGCATCAGATGGTTTTGTTGCTATTAAAATTGACACCAAAAG tGAAGCATGCCTGCAGTTTTCTCAAATTT ATCCTGTGGTGTGTGTCCCATCCAGCTTTTTCATAGGAGACAATGGAATCCCTTTGGAAGTCATTGCTGGCAGCGTTTCTGTGGAGGAGCTCGTTACCAGAATCCATAAAGTCAAACAG ATGCACACGGGGAAAGGGCGGCCTGTGGAGAACGGCactcaggcagctgctccctgtccctcctctcAGTCTGATGGTGCTCCAGAAAGTGCAGAATCCAGAGCAGGGCCTTGTGACTCTGCTGAGCCTCTCATGCCTGAGACATTAGCATCTTCTGCTG ATGAAGCAAATTCAGCTCAAGCAAGCCAGGAAACAACTAATTCTGCAGATGAGCAAGCAAATGATGCTCAGCCTGTGAATGATCTTACACTCAAAGTAGAAAG GTTAACAAAAAAGCTTGAAGAAAGAcgagaagagaaaaggaaagaagaagaacag aaggaaattaagaaagaaattgaaagaaggaaaactggCAAAGAAATGTTGGAGTACAAAAGACGACAGGAAGAAGAACTGACCAAACGCATGTTGGAGGAAAGGAACAGAgaaaaggcagaggagagggcTGCCAGAGAGCGCATAAGGCAACAGATTGCAATG GATCGTGCTGAGAGGGCAGCTCGCTTTGCAAAGTCGAAGGAAGAAGCAGAAGCTGCaaaagctgcagctcttcaggCTAAACAGGCTGAAATAGAGGCCAGAAAAGAGGCAGCTCAAAGGGAGCGAAG TGCAATAGCCAGGATTCAGTTCCGCCTCCCCGATGGATCTTCCTTCACCAACCAGTTCCCATCTGAAGCACGGCTAGAAGAAGCCAGGCAGTTTGCTGCACAG ACGGTTGGTAACACTTACGGCAATTTTTCACTGGCAACAATGTTTCCCAGGAGGGAGTTTACCAAAGAAGATTATGGAAAGAAGTTACTGGAACTCGAGTTGGCACCCAGTGCTTCAGTAGTGCTGCTGCCG GCGGGAAGACCTGCGACTTCTGTTGTGCAGGCTTCGGGCAGCGATCTGTGGAAGTTCCTGGGCACAATCCTTTACCCCCTCCTAGCGGTTTGGAGATTCATTAGCAACTTCCTGTTTACGAGCCCACCCCCCTCGCAGCCCTCTGTGAGATCAGCTCACCAGCAGGAGcactcagctccctcagcctcgGGCAGCCTCGAGCAAAGCAG GCAAGCAGTCAGGAAACGAGTAGTGGAAAAGCGGGGGGAAGACTTcaaaaaagaaggcaaaatatATAGACTGAGGACTCAAGATGATGGAGAAGATGAAAACAATACTTGGAATGGAAATTCTACACAACAAATGTAG
- the LCT gene encoding lactase/phlorizin hydrolase encodes MDLICKAVILFLLVSLSLGIDGELAQNFITIAGPLPGDLAERWGVQEQGPESQAPLCQADAMGAELPRYLRRLRARGVTHCGLSLPWGRVLPGGSALAADGARLRCYRRLLEAVAAAGLRAVLLLHRGPVPALSTARPFPELFVEYADFSFRAFGDLVDVWLSFSDLPQVLQSLPYTEPQERVQAVAAAHKAFYSMLHEQVSPAGGKLSIALEMDDVLDSASSELLSVSLQDSVDFVSLNLQYHCGNEIDFYKKMSEFQSVWKDKDILVFSLKVLDCASMEEHPFIPVAAIATAINKEEARMIGCDVNEFLDYLPHVLSETNTLQEKPDAVLAPRSSYQTVWEMFAQQPESERDSFLQDVFPSGFLWGVSTGAFNIEGAWAEDGKGESIWDQFGHGGHVQMNQTADVACDSYYKTSYDIYLLRGLHPQLYKFSVSWSRIFPAGSNKTISSKGVDYYNRLIDRLVDSNIEPMVTLFHWDLPQALQALGGWQNESTIDAFVSYADFCFSTFGDRVKLWVTFHEPWVISYAGYGTGEHPPGITDPGAASYKVAHTILKAHARVWHLYNDKYRSQQLGKVGLVLNSDWAEPKTPGSSEDVRASERYLQFMLGWFAHPIFVNGDYPDVLKAQIQEVNQQCSTTVAQLPVFTEEEKSLVKGTADFFGLSHYTARLVSAGTNGMCTAGYESIGNFSLHVDPSWPQAASSWVHVVPWGLRRLLKFVSQEYTGSKIPIYIAGNGVPTGDTGDLLNDTLRVDYFRRYIDEALKAVKLDAVDVRSYIARSLLDGFEGPAGYSLKFGLHHVNFEDSNRPRTPKASAYFYSRVIEKNGFPSQALSRSAPVVFDRPVPAKLPSLPASEVPSKAKVVWQKFSSQTAFERDMYFYGTFPEDFTWGVSSSAYQIEGGWDADGKGPSIWDTFTHVPGNVNNNENGDIACDSYHKVEEDIYMLRALGVKNYRFSLSWPRIFPTGRNNSINSHGVAYYNSLIDGLIANNITPIVTLYHWDLPQALQDIGGWESTELIDLFDSFADFCFQTFGDRVKFWITINEPNIIAQLSYGEGLFPPNVKEPGSAPYRVAHILLKAHARVYHTYDAKYRASQGGVIALCPFISWGEPKTPSDPRDIEAADRYLQFLVGWFTHPIFKNGDYPEVMKWKVGNRSELQNLPSSRLPVFTAEEREYIRGTADVFCFNTYSTKIVSHSTTRLTPFSYEYDQEVSVTVDSSWPSSALPDHRPVAWGLRRVLNWIKEEYGNPPIYIIENGVGKKAASDVDDNARIFYHKTYIDEALKAYKVDGVNLKGYNAWSLMDNFEWVDGYGPRFGLHQIDFDNPNRPRTPKRSAVFYAEIIRNNGIPLPKEDEFLYGEFPENFLWSVATAAYQIEGGWRADGKGLSIWDKYAHTPLRIGKDATGDVACDSYHRIEEDVEMLKSLKVSHYRFSISWSRVLPDGTTRYINEKGLNYYERLIDALLAANIVPQVTLYHWDLPQALQDVGGWENETIVQRFKEYAEVLFQRLGDKVKFWITLNEPYNTAYLGYGTGTAAPGISVRPGRAPYVVGHNLIKAHAEAWHLYNETFRARQGGLISITINSDWAEPRNPHSQEDVEAARRLMQFFLGWFAHPIFKNGDYNEVMKRRIRERSLAQGLSKSRLPEFTESEKQRIKGTYDYFGLNHYTTVLTYNQNYPKGVMSYDSDRGVATVTDRSWLGSGSLWLKVTPFGFRKILRWIKEEYNNPPIYVTENGVSERGAFEFNDTWRMHYYRTYINEALKAVVLDGVDLRGYTAWSLMDNLEWAAGYEEKFGLYHVNFSDPALPRRPKASAKYYSQIINCNGFPDPATGPHPCLEEEPEVTPTDPTPGAADSVSFLGLDLTSQGAEIALYVLFALSIVGALSLALFAYKYGKLSKRSHKQAHMELSSKL; translated from the exons ATGGACCTGATTTGTAAGGCAGTCATCCTCTTTCTGTTGGTTTCTCTCAGCCTTGGCATAGATGGGGAATTGGCTCAGAATTTTATCACCATTGCTGGGCCTCTCCCCGGGGATCTGGCAGAGAGATGGGGcgtgcaggagcagggccctgAATCCCAGgctcccctgtgccaggcagatgCGATGGGTGCCGAGCTGCCCCGGTACCTGCGGCGGCTCCGTGCGCGGGGGGTGACGCACTGCGGGCTGTCCCTGCCGTGGGGCCGCGTCCTTCCCGGGGGCAGTGCCCTGGCTGCGGACGGAGCCCGGCTGCGCTGCTACCGCCGCCTGCTGGAGGCCGTGGCTGCCGCGGGGCTCAgggccgtgctgctgctgcaccgcGGGCCCGTCCCCGCCCTGAGCACCGCCAGGCCTTTTCCCGAGCTCTTTGTGGAGTACGCGGATTTCAGCTTCCGTGCCTTCGGGGACCTGGTGGATGTGTGGCTCTCCTTCAGTGACCTGCCGCaggtcctgcagagcctgccctACACTGAGCCCCAGGAGCGAGTCCAGGCCGTGGCTGCTGCTCACAAAGCATTTTACTCCATGCTCCATGAGCAAGTGTCACCAGCAG GTGGAAAGCTGTCCATTGCTTTGGAAATGGATGATGTCTTGGACAGTGCTTCATCAGAATTGCTTTCAGTTTCTCTTCAG gaTTCAGTAGACTTTGTGTCTCTTAACCTTCAGTATCACTGTGGAAATGAAATAGatttttacaagaaaatgaGTGAATTCCAG AGTGTTTGGAAGGACAAAGATATCTTGGTTTTTAGTTTAAAGGTCCTTGACTGTGCCTCCATGGAAGAGCATCCTTTCATACCAGTAGCTGCCATCGCCACAG caATTAATAAAGAAGAAGCACGTATGATTGGGTGTGACGTTAATGAATTCTTGGACTACTTACCTCATGTTTTAAG TGAAACAAATACTCTACAGGAAAAGCCAGATGCTGTTCTTGCCCCTCGGTCCTCCTATCAAACAGTCTGGGAAATGTTTGCTCAACAGCCTGAATCAGAGAGGGATTCTTTCCTGCAAGATGTTTTCCCAAGTGGGTTCCTCTGGGGCGTATCCACAGGTGCCTTTAACATTGAAGGAGCTTGGGCAGAGGATGGGAAAGGAGAGAGCATCTGGGACCAGTTTGGCCATGGGGGCCATGTCCAAATGAACCAAACAGCAGACGTGGCATGTGACAGCTATTATAAAACCAGCTATGACATTTACCTGCTTAGGGGTCTTCACCCCCAGCTGTACAAATTTTCTGTATCCTGGTCTAGAAttttccctgctggcagcaacAAGACCATCAGTTCCAAGGGGGTTGATTATTACAACCGCTTAATTGACCGCTTGGTGGACTCTAACATTGAGCCCATGGTGACTCTGTTCCACTGGGacctgccccaggctctgcaggctcttGGTGGCTGGCAGAATGAAAGCACCATCGATGCTTTTGTGAGCTATGcagatttctgcttttccacatTTGGGGATCGGGTCAAGCTCTGGGTTACGTTCCACGAGCCCTGGGTTATCAGCTACGCTGGCTATggcaccggagagcatcctcCAGGAATCACTGACCCAGGAGCAGCATCTTACAAG GTTGCTCACACAATTCTCAAGGCTCATGCCAGGGTCTGGCACCTGTATAATGACAAATACCGTTCTCAGCAACTGGGAAAGGTGGGGCTGGTGCTGAACTCAGACTGGGCTGAACCCAAGACTCCGGGCAGCTCCGAGGACGTGAGGGCATCTGAGAGGTACCTGCAGTTCATGCTTGGCTGGTTTGCTCACCCCATATTTGTTAATGGTGATTACCCAGATGTCCTGAAGGCTCAGATCCAGGAAGTGAACCAGCAGTGCTCCACAACAGTTGCACAACTGCCTGTGTTTACAGAGGAGGAGAAGTCCTTGGTGAAAGGGACTGCAGATTTCTTTGGCCTTTCCCATTACACTGCCCGCCTGGTCAGTGCCGGCACTAACGGGATGTGCACAGCGGGCTACGAGAGCATTGGGAACTTCTCCTTGCATGTAGATCCttcctggccacaggctgcctCTTCCTGGGTCCATGTGGTCCCTTGGGGATTAAGAAGGCTGCTGAAGTTTGTATCCCAGGAATACACAGGGTCAAAGATCCCAATATACATAGCAGGGAATGGTGTGCCCACAGGAGACACCGGGGATCTCCTCAATGACACTCTGCGAGTGGATTATTTCCGACGCTACATCGATGAGGCCCTGAAAG CGGTGAAACTGGACGCTGTTGATGTCCGGTCCTACATTGCTCGATCCCTGCTTGATGGCTTTGAAGGCCCAGCAGGATACAGCCTAAAATTTGGGCTGCATCACGTCAACTTTGAAGATAGCAACAGACCAAGGACTCCCAAGGCATCTGCTTACTTCTATTCCAGAGTTATTGAAAAAAATGGTTTTCCATCCCAAGCCTTGAGCAGATCTGCACCAGTGGTGTTTGACCGACCTGTGCCAGCGAAGCTGCCAAGTTTACCAGCATCAGAAGTTCCCTCCAAGGCAAAGGTTGTCTGGCAGAAGTTTTCATCCCAGACTGCCTTTGAAAGAGACATGTATTTCTATGGGACCTTCCCAGAGGATTTTACATGGGGTGTGTCTTCCTCTGCCTACCAGATAGAGGGAGGTTGGGATGCTGATGGCAAAGGCCCCAGCATTTGGGATACCTTCACCCATGTCCCAGGGAATGTAAACAATAACGAAAATGGAGATATAGCTTGTGATAGCTACCACAAGGTGGAGGAAGATATTTACATGCTGAGAGCCTTAGGGGTAAAGAACTATCGCTTTTCCCTGTCCTGGCCTCGAATTTTCCCCACTGGAAGGAACAACTCGATCAACAGCCATGGAGTTGCATACTATAACAGTCTCATTGACGGACTGATTGCAAACAACATCACTCCAATTGTCACTCTCTACCACTGGGACCTACCACAAGCTCTCCAGGACATTGGTGGCTGGGAGAGCACTGAGCTGATTGACCTGTTTGACAGCTTTGCAGACTTCTGTTTCCAGACCTTTGGGGACAGGGTGAAGTTCTGGATTACCATCAATGAACCCAACATCATTGCCCAGCTGAGCTACGGCGAAGGCTTGTTCCCACCCAATGTCAAGGAGCCTGGCAGCGCTCCCTACAGGGTTGCCCACATCTTACTGAAGGCTCATGCCAGGGTCTACCACACCTACGATGCCAAATACAGAGCGAGTCAGGGAGGGGTCATTGCCCTGTGCCCCTTCATTAGCTGGGGTGAGCCAAAGACACCGAGTGACCCCAGGGACATTGAAGCTGCTGACAGGTACCTGCAGTTTTTGGTGGGTTGGTTCACACACCCGATTTTCAAAAACGGGGACTACCCCGAGGTCATGAAGTGGAAAGTTGGGAACAGGAGCGAGCTCCAGAACCTGCCGTCGTCGCGCCTGCCGGTCTTCACAGCGGAGGAGCGCGAATACATCCGGGGCACGGCAGACGTCTTCTGCTTCAACACCTACTCCACCAAAATTGTGAGCCATTCCACAACACGTCTCACGCCCTTCTCTTATGAGTATGACCAGGAAGTTTCAGTAACAGTTGACAGCTCCTGGCCGTCctcagctctccctgaccaTCGGCCTGTGGCCTGGGGTCTGAGGAGGGTACTGAACTGGATCAAAGAGGAATATGGAAACCCCCCAATCTATATCATTGAGAATGGCGTGGGGAAAAAGGCCGCATCAGATGTTGATGACAATGCCAGGATATTTTACCACAAAACGTACATTGATGAAGCTTTAAAAG CTTACAAGGTAGACGGTGTTAATCTGAAAGGATACAACGCTTGGTCTCTGATGGATAACTTTGAATGGGTGGATGGTTATGGTCCAAGGTTTGGATTGCACCAGATTGATTTTGACAACCCCAACAGGCCAAGGACGCCAAAGCGCTCTGCTGTGTTCTATGCTGAAATCATCCGCAATAATGGCATCCCACTGCCCAAGGAAGATGAATTTTTATATGGAGAGTTTCCAGAGAACTTCCTGTGGAGTGTAGCAACTGCAGCTTACCAG AttgaaggaggatggagagcagatGGGAAAGGACTTAGCATTTGGGACAAATATGCCCACACTCCCTTGAGAATCGGCAAGGATGCGACTGGAGATGTAGCTTGTGACAGCTACCACAGGATTGAGGAGGATGTGGAGATGCTGAAAAGCCTCAAGGTGTCTCACTATCGCTTTTCCATCTCCTGGTCCCGTGTTCTCCCAGATGGGACCACCAGGTACATCAATGAGAAGGGACTGAACTACTATGAAAGGCTGATTGATGCCCTTCTGGCAGCCAACATTGTGCCTCAG GTAACTCTCTATCACTGGGACCtcccacaggcactgcaggacGTTGGTGGGTGGGAGAATGAGACTATAGTTCAGAGGTTTAAGGAATATGCTGAGGTCCTTTTCCAGAGGCTGGGGGATAAAGTGAAATTTTGGATAACTCTCAATGAACCCTACAACACTGCCTATCTTGGCtatggcactggcacagctgctccag gtatCTCGGTCCGGCCAGGGCGCGCTCCCTACGTGGTGGGGCACAACCTGATCAAGGCACACGCTGAGGCCTGGCACCTCTACAACGAGACCTtcagggccaggcagggagggctcaTCTCCATCACCATCAACTCTGACTGGGCAGAACCACGCAACCCACACAGCCAGGAGGACGTTGAAGCTGCCAGACGGCTCATGCAG TTTTTTCTAGGTTGGTTTGCTCACCCCATTTTCAAAAATGGTGATTATAATGAAGTGATGAAAAGAAGGATTCGGGAACGAAGTCTGGCCCAGGGCCTGAGCAAGTCCCG ACTTCCAGAATTTACTGAGAGtgaaaaacaaagaattaaAGGCACATATGACTACTTTGGTCTAAATCATTATACCACAGTTTTAACATACAACCAAAACTATCCTAAGGGTGTTATGTCATATGACTCTGATAG GGGCGTGGCCACAGTGACAGACCGCAGCTGGCTGGGCTCCGGCTCCCTCTGGCTGAAGGTGACACCCTTTGGGTTCAGGAAGATCCTCAGGTGGATAAAGGAAGAGTACAACAACCCTCCCATTTATGTGACCGAAAATGGGGTCTCAGAAAGGGGAGCCTTTGAATTCAATGACACGTGGAGAATGCATTACTACCGGACCTACATTAATGAGGCACTGAAAG ccgTTGTGCTCGATGGTGTCGATCTGCGGGGCTACACTGCGTGGTCACTGATGGACAACCTGGAGTGGGCAGCAGGTTATGAGGAGAAGTTTGGGCTCTACCATGTGAATTTCTCTGACCCTGCCTTGCCACGGCGCCCCAAGGCCTCAGCCAAGTATTACTCACAGATCATAAACTGCAATGGCTTTCCAGACCCAGCCACGGGCCCACATCCCTGTCTGGAAGAGGAGCCAGAAG TGACTCCAACAGACCCcactccaggagcagctgacaGCGTGAGCTTTTTGGGATTGGATTTGACATCCCAAGGGGCAGAAATAGCACTCTATGTGCTTTTTGCTCTTTCTATAGTTGGAGCACTGAGCTTGGCTCTTTTTGCATACAAATACGGAAAATTGTCCAAAAGATCACATAAACAAGCACACATGGAACTTAGTAGTAAACTGTAA